The genomic segment atacaATTTCCAAGAATCTATTAATATTGTTGTCAAAGTTCTAAATTTCTATTTTCCAAATCGATTTTGATAATAATCTCACACCAAGATATTTGCTAAAATAGTGTTCTCTGATTTTCTCCGGCCCTTGAACCAAAGAAAAATCAGAGCAACTTCCTGAAGAAAAATTTAGGTGTTACAACTTACAAATGGAACACACAGGATAacaatgaatataatattaaacaTACAGGACCAAGTATTCCTCGAGTAAAAAGTACGTTGTAAATAACGAACAATTCACAGCTAATGTAATACGCATCAGAACAAATGTTTCAACGCAGACAAAACAATAATCTTTTTGCTGCAACACGGCAGTGGAGAAGGCAAAGAGTACATTTTTTTCAACTTTTTTCCCCTCGCGAACTCTTACATATCACTTGTAGAAGTCAAAATCTGTGTCGGGCTTCTTTACATTTGATCTGTAACCCTTTTCGAAATCTTTCGGTAATATTACATACCTGTTCTTTCTTACTGCGAGCATGCCAGCTTCTTGGCAAATAGCAGATATCTGAAAATATTTAACTCATTCTTTAATATTctataaaatattatgaaaatatAATTCATTCAATGTAATATATTAAACATAGATGTGTGTGCAAGCGTCTATATGTATCTAGTGCAGGCGTCTATatgtaatatataatgtatacaTATGTTTGCATGTGTACGTACATGTCTATACATACTAAGTGGCATTCAAGAGAGCCGGTGGCGGATGCTTACTAAACTATATGCATAGGAAGCCTCTGAGCTGAGATGCAAGACGGAAAATGAAGTGCTTTATTGAAACGAGGTGAATTAAAGAATAATATTCtaaaacaaatatatcaaaagAGAACTACTTTGTTTAAAATCCAATATATATTGAAGTATTTAACTAGCtatagaaaaataataaagtAGACATTTATCAGCATACGTCTAAATATGAGACTATGAGTAACTTCTACGTCGTTCTAATTCACAACCTAAGCATTTAAGGCGCGCCCTAAGCATTTAAGGCGCGCTTAAGCATGTCTAACGCAATAGAGACATACCAGGTACATGCTTCATTACTAACAGACAGTTTCCTAAAAGGATGTGCCTCTGCTTTAGCATAGGCGAAGGGGTAGCTCCACAAACATCGTTTTTGTGTGCCTTCTGATCTTTCAATAGTTACGATCAGGATCACTCATACATAAGAGTTTGAGCATTTTATCAAAAGAACTAATgaagcataaaaaaaaattttaataattactcCTTGCTGTATCATGCAACAAAGAGCTAGGACATCAACTGACCTCAGCAGCACTAATTTTATCTGGCCGAGACACATAATCCTCCAAATCCACTTCATCGCTTAAGTTCATCTTAGCAGTGCAAACCTGCATGTAACGCCATTTTGTTACTCTATGAAACCAAGTACACAAGAAAAGCATACCTTCTTTCCTTTCCAAATTCGACATCCAAAACAGCATTCCAAAAAAATAGCTACAGACTATTCCAATAAAGTTCACCTGAAAGACGAGCCTCTTTTGGCGTCTATCTGGCAAAGGAAATTCAATTTTGCGATCAAGCCTTCCAGGACGCAAAAGGGCAGGATCTAATGTGTCAGCTCGATTAGTTGCCATGATAACCTTCACATTGACAGTTTGGTCAAATCCATCCATCTGCAAGAAGCAAAATAGATTTTTGTGATGTTAAAAATGCGGAATAAGGCAAAGGATAATTCTGATGAGCACTATTTCACACAAGATGTCGAAATGCATTGAAATATAGTGGCATTTAACATCAGAAAACTTGAAATTCTTGCATTGCTGCTCTATTTTTCACTCAAGCCTGAGTTTCAAACCCTACCTGATTTAGCAGTTCGATAAGAATTCGCTGGACCTCTCTATCGGCACCTGTTTGAGCATCAAACCTTGCAGTAGCAATAGCATCTACCTCATCAATGAAAACAATTGCAGGTGCATTTTCTTTCGCTAACCGAAAAACATCACGAACCATTCGCGGACCCTGCGCATTTATTAAAGAAGGAGATCTATGATATTCTATCAAAATAAGGACATAGAATCACCATATACCTCTAGCACGATATTTCAGTGCTAAAGAGatatcagaaatataatcatatcatgatttttttaaaagtcaTAAGCCATCTTTGCAAAATGGCAAACAACAAAATGACAAAAAGGGGAAAACAgtttaaatcaaatatcaagGAATATTGAATCAACGCTTTAACTGAAATATTTATTGCACTTTTCAAGTCCAATACTCCCCattacttatttttttttaaaaaaagcttaTCACCAGAAAAAATAAAAGGTTAAAATGATCCAAACATCAGTTCCTATAAAATATctgaaaattaattaaaaagcagCAATTGTACACAATTAGTAAAGAGATTATAGGGAgacaaaatacaattttatggtATTTGCCAAAAAAGTAATAGCTGACAATGCCAATGCATAATCAATGTACCCAACAACATTACCTCACCCAAGTACTTCTGAACAAATTCCGAGCCAACAACTCTAATGAAGGCCGCAGTTGTGTGGTGAGCAACGGCCTTTGCAAGCATGGTTTTCCCAGTACCAGGAGGACCATAGAGCAAAACGCCACGAGGAGGATCTATGCCAATCTGCTGATACAACTCATGGTGAGTCAGAGGTAACTCCACAGCCTCGCGGATTTCTTGCTTTTGAATGTCGCATCCTCCAATATCCTGACAGAACCACCAATTGAATAAATTAGACCCAAACATGAATTGTACTGAGGAGAAGATAAAACAGTATTATCAGTGTAAGAGGAAAAAATGCCAACTATCATAACATAAGCAAATGAAATGGTGCTTAAATATGCACACGGCTCATAAGACAACAACTATACTCTCTCTTTCCCCTGTCCCTTTAAAATTACGTAACGAAGCAACTCTAGGACTTGTGAATCCAGGGCATAGTACAAATTGAGAAACCTGACACCATGATAAAGCTTtctattttgtgaaaaatatttggtcAGGGACGTCAAAATTAAGCGATTCTTTTCTGTAAAAGGAAAGGGGAAAAGAGAACATGAGTTAATGAGAACGCTTGGAATAACAATGGTGAAAAGATGACAAAATAAAAGATATGATTAGGAATTTAAGACCATAAACAAATATGGGCACATTCCACTTTCCATATAATAAAGAAAGTGAAATAATAACAGCTGAGATATGGCACCACATAATTTTTCTTACAACTACTAGAGACATGCGTATTTCTTACAAAATACTAGAGACATGGGTAAATATGTGAAAAGACGAGAAATGCAACCCATGCCTACAAAAGAAAGAAACAAGATACCCTTTAACAAACCGACACAAAAGATTCTCCTTCAAACTCCTTTAAAGGTCATAATCCCACACTTTCAAGCAAATATAACAGCTAGTGACTTTGGGTTGGTATACAAATATCATATTTGATGACAAAAACGATTACGAGATAGGGAAGTTTTAAGCCACTTTTGTTGAACAACTGCCAGGTGTTCCCAATATCAAGCTGCAAAGTTTGTCCAAAAACACCAAGCCACCTAATGGCATGATATGATAGCAATTcagaaaattcataatttactATGCGTGAAATTCATACCTTAATTCACCTACCATGTGTTTCATTTTCAATTCAAGTAGTTGCACCTAAAACACATAAATCTTGGTTTTACACATGTCCAAACTTGCTCTTATTATGCTAATGTATAATTTAGTGTGCAGGAAATTGGTGTGTTCTAATTGTAAGTCACAGCTCAGCTAAAATAGAAAACCTTGCCTTAAGTATGTAAGGCCAAATCAAAATATAGTCTAGATGAAATCCCAATGAATAAAACCAAAGGACTGGATGAAATATCATATGAAACTTCAACAAACTTGAATAGAGGGATATCTGTGTGCAAAGGTTAAACAAAAGCTAAAAATAACAAGAAAACTTGAAAATAGGAGCCAAAAATAAATTAAGAGGCCCAAAACAGAGAGAAAGTATCATAAAGTATTTTGTAGTAAAACTATACAACCGAAATGATAATATTGACAACCAGAACAAGTGCTTAACGGATTGAATTGATAAGCAGATAATCAAAAC from the Primulina tabacum isolate GXHZ01 chromosome 16, ASM2559414v2, whole genome shotgun sequence genome contains:
- the LOC142529650 gene encoding 26S proteasome regulatory subunit 6B homolog, with translation MASVAILDPKPYLADPPSTRPISSFDQTVDLDDDLYSRLKSLQRQLEFIEIQEEYVKDELKNLLRELLRAQEEVKRIQSVPLVIGQFMEMIDQNNGIVGSTTGSNYYVRILSTINRELLKPSASVALHRHSNALVDVLPPEADSSISLLSQSEKPDVTYNDIGGCDIQKQEIREAVELPLTHHELYQQIGIDPPRGVLLYGPPGTGKTMLAKAVAHHTTAAFIRVVGSEFVQKYLGEGPRMVRDVFRLAKENAPAIVFIDEVDAIATARFDAQTGADREVQRILIELLNQMDGFDQTVNVKVIMATNRADTLDPALLRPGRLDRKIEFPLPDRRQKRLVFQVCTAKMNLSDEVDLEDYVSRPDKISAAEISAICQEAGMLAVRKNRYVILPKDFEKGYRSNVKKPDTDFDFYK